The Sorangiineae bacterium MSr11367 genome window below encodes:
- a CDS encoding DMT family transporter has translation MTPNPIARGSLVAVTAAILFGISTPLIRHFGSGIGAFATATLLYAGAALGAGLPSRRVNEPTLGKAQFRRIALVALFGAVLAPASLAWGLQHTGALAASLLLNLEAVFTVWLARAFYAEPIGRRVALAVALMVAGGALLGVRAGSTGASTALGLAAILGATLGWALDNTLTRPLADFDPRAVVFYKALGGAILSGQPHGCSGMLGPRPWSLWRCSHAVPSALD, from the coding sequence ATGACACCGAACCCGATCGCACGCGGAAGCCTCGTGGCCGTCACGGCGGCGATTCTCTTTGGAATATCGACGCCGCTCATCCGCCATTTCGGATCCGGGATCGGAGCCTTCGCGACCGCCACCCTGCTCTATGCGGGCGCCGCACTCGGCGCGGGCCTTCCCTCGCGTCGGGTGAACGAGCCGACGCTCGGCAAAGCACAGTTCCGCCGCATCGCGCTCGTGGCCCTTTTCGGGGCGGTCCTTGCGCCGGCAAGCCTCGCGTGGGGACTGCAGCACACGGGGGCACTGGCGGCGTCGCTGCTGCTGAATCTCGAGGCCGTCTTTACGGTGTGGCTCGCACGCGCGTTCTATGCCGAGCCGATCGGGCGGCGGGTGGCGCTTGCCGTGGCGCTGATGGTGGCGGGCGGAGCGCTCCTCGGCGTGCGGGCCGGCAGCACGGGAGCGTCGACCGCGCTGGGCCTCGCGGCCATTCTTGGAGCGACGCTCGGGTGGGCGCTCGACAATACGCTCACCCGCCCGCTCGCGGATTTCGATCCGCGGGCGGTGGTGTTCTACAAGGCACTCGGCGGCGCCATCCTATCGGGGCAGCCGCACGGGTGCTCGGGGATGCTTGGCCCTCGCCCATGGTCACTCTGGCGCTGCTCGCATGCGGTGCCCTCAGCTTTGGACTGA
- a CDS encoding sodium:proton antiporter, whose amino-acid sequence MALRFVEYPARTDLPHMPFELLFVALFSIATAVALAARWLRAPYTVALVAAGVLLGSVQAFEPPHLTKDLLYTVFLPGLLFEAAFHLEFRKFWQNKLAILALAVPGVIAAIAITAVILAPVANALHVVEHFTLLHALVFAAILAATDPIAVVALFKSLGAPKRLMILVEGESLLNDGTSVVFFTLISGIAVTGAEASVFGSLMDFLRVVGMGALIGVMVSFAVSKVIQQVEDAMIEITLTTIAAYGSFALAEQFHFSGVIATVTAGMVCGNYAARTGMGPTTRIAVESFWEYVAFALNSIVFLLIGFEVRLSALLASWKPILAAYLSVTIARAVLTYGVTFLLRSTKERIPWSWSAILTWGGLRGGLSMVLVLALPATFPHRELLITMTFGVVLISIVLQGLTIGPLMRRLKIVGVQHDRIAYDKERGVLRAAKAALETLESMKVQGAVHADVENDIRSDYERMAHDAEARIQSLYMDAAELRNQALIATKRHLLMIEKDAILDAVKRGLLGNEAAEELLHDIDARLFGIEDP is encoded by the coding sequence GTGGCTCTCCGCTTCGTGGAGTACCCGGCCCGTACCGACCTTCCGCACATGCCCTTCGAGCTCCTCTTCGTCGCCCTCTTCTCGATCGCCACGGCCGTCGCATTGGCCGCCCGCTGGCTTCGCGCACCCTACACGGTGGCCTTGGTCGCAGCGGGGGTCCTGCTGGGCTCCGTGCAAGCGTTCGAGCCGCCCCATCTCACGAAAGACCTTCTGTACACGGTGTTTCTTCCGGGGCTTCTCTTCGAGGCGGCGTTTCATCTCGAATTTCGAAAATTCTGGCAAAACAAGCTCGCGATCCTCGCCCTCGCGGTTCCCGGCGTCATCGCCGCCATCGCCATCACCGCGGTCATCCTCGCGCCGGTCGCGAATGCGCTGCATGTCGTCGAGCATTTTACGCTCTTGCACGCGCTCGTGTTCGCCGCCATTTTGGCCGCGACCGATCCCATCGCGGTGGTCGCACTGTTCAAGAGCCTCGGGGCTCCAAAGCGTCTGATGATCCTCGTCGAAGGCGAAAGCCTTCTCAACGATGGGACGTCCGTCGTCTTCTTTACATTGATATCCGGAATTGCAGTTACCGGTGCGGAAGCGTCCGTGTTCGGCTCACTGATGGACTTCCTGCGGGTCGTGGGGATGGGCGCCCTGATCGGTGTGATGGTCTCCTTTGCGGTGTCGAAAGTCATCCAGCAGGTCGAGGACGCGATGATCGAAATCACGCTCACGACCATCGCGGCCTACGGTTCGTTCGCGCTTGCCGAGCAGTTCCACTTTTCCGGTGTCATTGCGACGGTCACCGCCGGCATGGTGTGCGGCAACTACGCGGCGAGAACGGGGATGGGGCCCACCACGCGCATCGCCGTCGAGTCGTTCTGGGAATATGTCGCTTTTGCGCTCAACTCCATCGTCTTTCTTCTCATCGGTTTCGAAGTCCGGCTATCGGCGCTTTTGGCATCATGGAAGCCGATTCTGGCGGCCTATCTGTCCGTCACGATCGCGCGCGCCGTCCTGACGTACGGCGTGACGTTTCTCCTCCGGTCGACGAAAGAGCGCATCCCTTGGTCCTGGAGCGCCATTCTCACCTGGGGCGGTCTCCGGGGCGGACTGTCGATGGTGTTGGTTTTGGCATTGCCGGCCACCTTTCCGCACCGCGAGCTCCTGATCACCATGACCTTTGGCGTCGTTCTCATCTCGATCGTCCTTCAAGGCTTGACGATCGGGCCGCTGATGCGCCGCTTGAAGATCGTCGGGGTGCAACACGATCGGATTGCCTACGACAAAGAGCGCGGAGTCCTCCGGGCTGCGAAAGCAGCCCTGGAGACTCTCGAGTCCATGAAAGTGCAGGGTGCGGTGCACGCGGACGTCGAAAACGACATTCGGAGCGATTACGAGCGCATGGCCCATGACGCGGAGGCTCGTATTCAAAGCCTGTACATGGATGCTGCGGAACTGCGAAATCAGGCTTTGATCGCGACGAAGCGTCACCTTCTGATGATCGAGAAAGATGCCATCCTCGACGCCGTCAAGCGTGGTCTACTTGGCAATGAGGCGGCGGAAGAACTCTTGCACGATATCGATGCACGCCTCTTTGGCATCGAGGACCCCTGA
- a CDS encoding amidohydrolase, which translates to MMKAGIVMVACMASTQCMAENRGVQPAVPLREVDRDIDAVRPKLITWRRDIHSHPELSGQEVRTSKLVADHLRALGLEVTTDVGGHGVVGLLRGGRPGKVVALRADMDALPVKEATGLPFASTVTAPYMDDRAPVMHACGHDGHTAILMGVAEVLVRRKASIPGTVKFIFQPAEEGVSDPRAADAKIGAAAMIAQGVLERPKVDAIFGLHIMPMIPTGTVGYRSGPLLGSADAFEIKIQGKATHGGIPWRGIDPIVTSAKVVLDLQTIVSRQLDISKEPAVITVGSFHGGNRGNIIPESVTMLGTLRTFDDAMRADAKQRIVTVTESVANAHGAKGEVHFAAPGVSVTSNDAALTERMIPALRLATNGKAVVTPKISGTEDFSEFQKVVPGVYVFLGAPPKGKTTETAAANHSPLFDFDEDAMPVGVRTLTTLALDYLASPSAK; encoded by the coding sequence ATGATGAAGGCGGGCATCGTGATGGTCGCGTGCATGGCATCGACGCAATGCATGGCCGAAAACAGGGGCGTGCAACCGGCGGTACCTCTGCGCGAGGTCGACCGCGACATCGATGCCGTCCGCCCAAAGCTCATCACCTGGCGCCGCGACATTCACAGTCATCCCGAGCTTTCAGGTCAGGAAGTGCGCACATCCAAGCTGGTGGCCGATCATCTGCGCGCCCTCGGTCTGGAGGTGACGACCGACGTGGGCGGACATGGTGTGGTCGGCCTTCTTCGCGGCGGGCGGCCGGGCAAGGTCGTGGCATTGCGCGCCGACATGGATGCCTTGCCGGTGAAGGAAGCCACGGGGCTGCCCTTCGCCTCGACCGTCACCGCGCCGTACATGGACGACCGCGCACCGGTCATGCACGCGTGCGGGCACGACGGGCACACAGCCATTCTCATGGGCGTGGCCGAGGTCCTCGTGCGCCGCAAGGCGAGCATCCCGGGGACGGTGAAGTTCATCTTCCAGCCCGCCGAAGAAGGCGTTTCCGATCCTCGCGCGGCAGACGCGAAGATCGGGGCGGCGGCCATGATCGCGCAGGGCGTGCTGGAGCGTCCCAAGGTGGACGCCATCTTCGGGCTGCACATCATGCCCATGATTCCGACGGGCACGGTGGGCTACCGCAGCGGCCCCCTGCTGGGGAGCGCCGATGCGTTCGAGATCAAGATTCAAGGAAAGGCGACGCACGGCGGCATTCCGTGGAGGGGCATCGATCCCATCGTGACGTCGGCCAAGGTGGTGCTCGACTTGCAGACCATCGTGAGCCGGCAGCTCGACATCAGCAAGGAGCCCGCGGTCATCACCGTCGGCTCGTTCCATGGTGGCAACCGCGGAAACATCATTCCGGAGAGCGTGACCATGCTGGGGACCTTGCGGACGTTCGACGATGCGATGCGGGCGGATGCCAAGCAACGCATCGTGACCGTCACGGAGTCGGTCGCCAACGCGCACGGCGCAAAGGGTGAAGTGCATTTTGCGGCCCCGGGAGTCAGCGTGACCAGCAACGACGCGGCCTTGACCGAGCGAATGATCCCGGCGCTGCGCCTGGCGACCAACGGCAAGGCCGTGGTGACCCCCAAGATCAGCGGTACCGAGGATTTTTCCGAGTTCCAGAAGGTCGTGCCCGGCGTGTACGTGTTCCTCGGCGCTCCACCGAAGGGCAAGACGACGGAAACGGCTGCCGCGAATCACTCACCGCTGTTCGACTTCGACGAGGATGCGATGCCGGTGGGCGTGCGCACCCTTACAACGTTGGCGCTGGATTATCTGGCATCGCCATCGGCGAAGTGA
- a CDS encoding methyltransferase — MNFYEVDTLSAPDAMFRAQQIAFGPFMFQAAMALRDLGILSALEKHGKLGATARELATELQLPEYGVKVLAEAGLGMGVLLWNEKERRFSITKTGRIIEHDGMTRANMNFVRDVNYRGFAHLQEAVQTGKPSGLVELGDWPTVYHGLASLPPDVRASWLAFDHFYSDGAFARALPIVFHHRPRRLLDVGGNTGRWATRCLAHDPDVEITIADLPRQIEMAQRALEGVEQRHRVAFHGVDLLDPQGMLPTGHDAIWMSQVLDCFSLEDIVSILRRAATVMTPSDNLFILEAYWDRQHREAAAFCVQQTSLYFTCVANGTSQMYHSADVLGCVAEAGLEVAEDIDDVGLSHTLFRCVRRK; from the coding sequence ATGAATTTCTACGAAGTCGATACGCTCTCGGCGCCGGACGCCATGTTTAGGGCTCAACAGATCGCGTTCGGCCCCTTCATGTTCCAGGCGGCGATGGCGCTGCGCGACCTCGGCATCCTCAGCGCGCTCGAAAAACACGGCAAGCTGGGAGCGACCGCGCGGGAGCTCGCCACGGAGCTCCAGCTGCCCGAGTACGGCGTAAAGGTCTTGGCAGAGGCCGGCCTCGGAATGGGCGTCCTCTTGTGGAACGAAAAAGAGCGACGCTTCTCCATCACGAAGACAGGCCGGATCATCGAGCACGACGGGATGACGCGGGCCAACATGAACTTCGTCCGCGACGTGAACTACCGCGGGTTTGCGCACCTGCAAGAAGCCGTGCAGACGGGCAAGCCTTCGGGGCTCGTCGAGCTCGGTGACTGGCCGACCGTCTACCACGGCCTCGCATCGCTCCCGCCGGACGTGCGCGCGAGTTGGCTCGCGTTCGACCACTTCTACTCCGACGGCGCCTTCGCCCGCGCGCTTCCCATCGTCTTTCATCATCGTCCGCGCCGATTGCTCGACGTCGGCGGCAACACCGGTCGCTGGGCGACACGTTGTCTCGCGCACGATCCCGACGTCGAGATCACGATCGCCGACCTCCCGCGCCAAATCGAGATGGCGCAGCGCGCGCTCGAAGGCGTCGAACAACGCCACCGCGTGGCGTTCCACGGTGTCGATCTCCTCGATCCCCAGGGCATGCTGCCCACGGGCCACGACGCGATCTGGATGAGTCAGGTCCTCGATTGCTTCTCCCTCGAGGACATCGTCTCGATCCTCCGCCGCGCCGCCACGGTAATGACGCCGTCCGACAACCTCTTCATCCTGGAAGCCTACTGGGACCGGCAACATCGAGAAGCCGCGGCCTTCTGCGTCCAGCAAACGTCGCTCTACTTCACCTGCGTCGCAAACGGCACGAGCCAGATGTACCACTCCGCCGATGTCCTCGGCTGCGTGGCCGAAGCCGGCCTCGAGGTGGCCGAAGACATCGACGACGTCGGTCTGAGTCACACACTCTTCCGCTGCGTCCGAAGGAAATGA
- a CDS encoding ferritin-like domain-containing protein, with the protein MGPLDRPTAWWLDALRKRRERMRYETLDFSTAVTWESEEEKLAAIAFFNAAFRAEESGLRQAHELADEVGVWDAELGETLRLYGEEEGWHRELLTEFLDKIGGYVKPMGPTTSTFYTLYKRAERMETIVLTNLMFETIGATTYRIALRTARPQPAVQRMLTILTRDESFHVPLNAHFLRRIFQREPARAKQRSQLLYHVLTGALVASAAASRRRAFTFDRIPFSVLAGSYADALTRLFVQAPDLGLTPMPGLIPLLRLLGAQRLTEDDPLSIRAAEAAVEREKVMVE; encoded by the coding sequence ATGGGTCCGCTCGATCGCCCCACCGCGTGGTGGCTCGATGCTCTTCGAAAGCGCCGCGAACGTATGCGTTACGAGACGCTCGACTTCTCGACCGCGGTGACATGGGAGAGCGAAGAGGAGAAGCTCGCCGCGATCGCGTTCTTCAATGCCGCGTTTCGCGCCGAGGAGTCCGGCCTCCGTCAGGCCCACGAGCTCGCAGACGAGGTCGGCGTATGGGACGCCGAGCTTGGCGAGACGCTCCGTCTTTACGGCGAGGAAGAGGGCTGGCATCGCGAGCTCCTGACGGAGTTCCTCGACAAGATCGGCGGCTACGTAAAGCCGATGGGGCCGACCACGAGCACGTTCTATACGCTCTACAAGCGCGCAGAGCGCATGGAGACCATCGTCCTGACGAACCTCATGTTCGAGACGATCGGCGCGACGACCTACCGAATCGCGCTCCGCACCGCGCGTCCGCAACCGGCGGTCCAGCGGATGCTCACCATCCTGACCCGCGACGAGTCGTTCCACGTCCCGCTCAACGCGCACTTCCTCCGTCGCATCTTCCAGCGCGAGCCCGCTCGGGCGAAGCAGCGGAGCCAACTCCTCTACCACGTGCTGACGGGCGCCCTGGTCGCGTCGGCCGCGGCGAGCCGCCGGCGGGCGTTCACGTTCGACCGGATCCCGTTCTCGGTGCTCGCCGGTTCGTACGCCGACGCGCTGACCCGGCTCTTCGTGCAAGCGCCCGATCTCGGGCTCACGCCGATGCCGGGCCTCATCCCGCTCCTTCGCCTCCTCGGCGCGCAGCGTTTGACGGAGGACGATCCTCTCAGCATCCGCGCGGCGGAGGCGGCCGTCGAGCGCGAAAAGGTCATGGTCGAGTAG
- a CDS encoding TetR/AcrR family transcriptional regulator has translation MADLVAALGLASARIYAAFGSKEELFREAIALYQAKEGGFGARALDEEPTAQQAFARTMREAVDLYTRPGKPHGCMVVTAATTCAAENEPIQEWLAQVRRQRTAAIIERLKRAVREGELKRETDVQALGDYLSTVLNGLSVQARDGVPRKRLHALGNLALETLAQNRAR, from the coding sequence ATGGCGGATTTGGTCGCGGCCCTGGGGCTCGCTTCGGCGCGCATTTACGCCGCGTTTGGCTCCAAGGAGGAGCTGTTTCGCGAGGCGATTGCCTTGTACCAGGCCAAAGAAGGCGGCTTTGGGGCTCGGGCTTTGGACGAGGAGCCGACGGCGCAGCAAGCGTTTGCGCGCACCATGCGGGAGGCGGTCGATCTGTACACGCGCCCCGGGAAACCCCACGGCTGCATGGTCGTCACGGCCGCAACGACGTGCGCCGCCGAGAACGAGCCGATTCAAGAGTGGCTGGCCCAGGTCCGCCGCCAGCGAACGGCGGCCATCATCGAGCGACTGAAACGCGCGGTGCGTGAGGGGGAATTGAAGCGGGAAACCGACGTGCAAGCGCTCGGTGACTACCTCTCGACTGTGCTCAACGGGCTCTCGGTGCAAGCCCGCGATGGCGTGCCGCGGAAGCGGCTTCACGCACTGGGCAACCTCGCCCTGGAAACCTTGGCGCAGAATCGCGCACGCTGA
- a CDS encoding epoxide hydrolase 1: MNSENLLRDARGGILALFVVGLGCANHAIAKTPHETIVHDAAIPVRDTAIRPFHIHIPKEDLDDLHRRVQATRWPSRETVTDRSQGVQLAKVQELVHEWGDHYDWRKLEAKLNAWPQFMTTIDGVDVHFIHVRSRHSNALPVLITHGWPGSIVEQMGLIEPLTDPTAHGGRAEEAFDVILPSIPGFGFSGKPTGTGWDTEQIARAWAKLMGRIGYTRYVAQGGDWGAAITSAMARQRAPGLVGIHVNFPAILPANVFAILDKGEPAPPGLSDDEKATFDAVRDTFKKRFAYYTMMATHPQAVSYALTDSPVGLAGWIYDFNDAEAQRLLTKQQVLDDLTLYWLTNTASSSARLYWEDKAPALSSAAQKTTEIDLPVAVTVFPSEFYHAPKSWTQRAYPTLMYFNEAARGGHFAAWEEPELFSSELRAAFRSLR; the protein is encoded by the coding sequence ATGAATTCCGAAAATCTTCTTCGTGACGCGAGAGGTGGCATCCTCGCTCTTTTCGTCGTTGGCCTTGGATGCGCAAACCATGCGATCGCCAAGACGCCCCATGAGACCATCGTGCACGATGCCGCGATTCCGGTCCGCGACACGGCGATACGCCCGTTCCACATCCACATTCCCAAGGAAGATTTGGACGACCTCCATCGACGTGTACAGGCGACGCGTTGGCCCAGTCGGGAAACCGTCACGGACCGATCGCAGGGCGTTCAGCTGGCCAAGGTCCAGGAGCTCGTGCACGAATGGGGAGACCATTACGACTGGCGCAAGCTCGAAGCCAAGCTCAATGCTTGGCCGCAGTTCATGACGACGATCGATGGTGTCGATGTGCACTTCATCCACGTCCGCTCTCGTCATTCGAATGCGTTGCCGGTGCTGATCACCCACGGCTGGCCCGGTTCCATCGTGGAGCAGATGGGCCTCATCGAGCCGCTCACCGACCCCACGGCCCATGGCGGGCGCGCGGAAGAGGCCTTCGACGTGATCCTTCCTTCGATTCCTGGCTTCGGCTTTTCCGGCAAGCCCACGGGTACTGGATGGGATACCGAGCAGATTGCGCGAGCTTGGGCGAAATTGATGGGGCGCATCGGGTATACCCGTTATGTTGCCCAGGGGGGAGATTGGGGGGCCGCGATCACCAGCGCCATGGCCCGTCAAAGGGCCCCGGGCCTCGTGGGCATTCACGTGAATTTCCCCGCAATCCTACCGGCCAATGTTTTTGCGATCCTCGACAAAGGCGAGCCGGCGCCGCCAGGGTTGTCCGACGACGAGAAGGCGACCTTCGATGCCGTCCGTGACACCTTCAAAAAGAGATTCGCCTACTACACGATGATGGCAACGCACCCGCAGGCCGTAAGCTATGCCCTGACGGACTCGCCCGTCGGTCTCGCAGGCTGGATCTACGACTTCAACGATGCCGAGGCGCAGCGTCTCCTCACCAAGCAGCAGGTGCTCGATGACCTCACTCTCTATTGGCTGACGAATACCGCGAGTTCTTCCGCGCGGCTTTACTGGGAAGATAAGGCTCCCGCCTTGAGTTCTGCCGCGCAGAAGACGACGGAGATCGACCTGCCTGTCGCGGTCACGGTATTTCCGAGTGAGTTCTACCACGCTCCAAAGAGCTGGACCCAACGGGCCTATCCCACGCTCATGTACTTCAACGAGGCCGCGAGGGGCGGTCACTTCGCCGCGTGGGAAGAGCCCGAGCTTTTCAGCTCGGAACTGCGCGCCGCCTTCCGGTCCCTGCGCTAA
- a CDS encoding KUP/HAK/KT family potassium transporter has translation MENIVPLQSTDAAAQTGHPKASLTTLTLGALGVVFGDIGTSPLYTLRECLRATEHGQASPADVLGLLSLIFWSLTMVVTVKYLTFIVRADSDGEGGIFALLALVPRRLRLTEGGKRISRVALLVVIGAALLYGDGAITPAISVLSALEGLTMVSPTLESAIVPLACAILFALFFVQKRGTGAVGNWFGPIMVVWFFTIGGLGAYHIVRYPGVLAALSPHHAFHYFAVHGFPGFLVLGAVVLAITGGEALYADMGHFGVRPIRLAWLGLAMPALVLCYFGQGALVLAEPNVIANPFFAMVPPGFATLLLVLLSSAATIIASQALISGAFSLTRQAMQLGYFPRVTIEHTAAHTEGQIYIPQINWILALGCLLLVIGFRRSEHLAAAYGIAVTGTMALTSIVYYVVVRHTWKWSALAAVVVVGVFLIFDLSFFLANSVKLVEGGWVPVVIGMGFVAAMLIWSKGRSLIVEEYARRCGTLEAALPRVERQLYARVPGIAVFMASSTAHVPPILIHLVERTQTLAENVFLLTVTTESAPTIAPHRRMEITPLQNGFRQIVARYGFMEQPDVPAIVSAAAEQGGLSVDLQRVTYFLGRERVLGHQTNRMGRWVEGFFGYLQRNAVAADRHFQIPPAQVVELGIQLDL, from the coding sequence TTGGAAAACATCGTCCCGCTTCAGTCGACCGATGCTGCCGCGCAGACGGGTCACCCCAAAGCGTCGTTGACCACCCTGACGCTCGGCGCACTCGGGGTCGTCTTCGGAGACATCGGCACCAGTCCGCTGTACACCCTGCGCGAATGCCTTCGCGCGACCGAGCACGGGCAGGCGTCGCCCGCCGACGTCCTTGGTCTCCTGTCGCTCATCTTCTGGTCGCTCACGATGGTGGTCACCGTGAAGTACCTGACCTTCATCGTGCGCGCCGACAGCGACGGGGAGGGAGGCATCTTTGCCCTCTTGGCGTTGGTCCCGCGGAGGCTTCGACTCACCGAGGGAGGAAAACGCATATCCCGCGTTGCCCTGCTCGTGGTGATTGGCGCGGCGTTGCTCTATGGAGATGGGGCCATCACGCCCGCCATTTCGGTGCTCAGCGCCCTCGAGGGCCTCACGATGGTCAGTCCAACCCTCGAGTCGGCGATCGTACCGCTCGCCTGCGCCATCCTCTTCGCCCTCTTTTTCGTGCAGAAGCGCGGCACCGGCGCCGTTGGCAACTGGTTTGGCCCCATCATGGTCGTCTGGTTCTTCACCATCGGCGGGCTGGGCGCCTATCACATCGTGCGCTATCCAGGCGTGCTGGCTGCGCTCTCGCCGCATCACGCCTTTCACTACTTCGCGGTTCATGGCTTCCCGGGGTTCTTGGTACTCGGCGCCGTCGTCCTCGCCATCACGGGCGGCGAAGCGCTCTATGCCGACATGGGCCACTTCGGCGTGCGCCCCATCCGGCTGGCATGGCTCGGCCTGGCGATGCCGGCGCTCGTTCTTTGCTACTTCGGACAAGGGGCGCTCGTCCTCGCCGAGCCGAACGTGATTGCCAATCCCTTTTTTGCGATGGTCCCACCGGGCTTCGCCACGCTCCTCCTCGTGCTGCTTTCGAGCGCTGCAACCATCATCGCGTCGCAGGCGCTCATTTCGGGGGCGTTCTCCCTGACCCGACAAGCCATGCAGCTCGGCTATTTCCCGCGGGTTACGATCGAACACACCGCCGCGCACACCGAGGGCCAGATCTACATTCCTCAAATCAATTGGATCTTGGCGCTGGGCTGTCTTCTCTTGGTGATCGGATTTCGACGGTCCGAGCACCTTGCCGCCGCCTACGGCATCGCGGTCACCGGTACCATGGCGCTGACGTCGATCGTCTATTACGTGGTCGTACGCCACACGTGGAAATGGTCTGCGCTGGCCGCGGTCGTCGTCGTTGGGGTTTTTCTGATCTTCGACCTTTCCTTCTTCCTCGCCAACAGCGTCAAACTCGTCGAGGGCGGCTGGGTGCCCGTGGTGATCGGCATGGGCTTCGTCGCCGCCATGCTCATATGGAGCAAAGGGCGATCGTTGATCGTGGAGGAATACGCCCGCCGCTGTGGAACACTCGAGGCCGCGCTCCCACGCGTCGAACGGCAGCTCTACGCGCGCGTACCGGGAATTGCCGTGTTCATGGCATCGAGCACCGCACACGTGCCGCCCATTCTCATTCATCTGGTCGAACGAACCCAAACGCTGGCCGAAAACGTCTTTCTACTCACGGTGACGACGGAGTCCGCCCCCACGATTGCCCCGCATCGCCGCATGGAAATCACACCATTGCAAAACGGCTTTCGCCAGATCGTTGCCCGCTACGGATTCATGGAGCAACCCGACGTCCCCGCCATCGTATCGGCCGCTGCGGAGCAGGGAGGGTTGTCGGTCGATCTGCAACGGGTCACCTACTTCTTGGGCAGAGAACGCGTCCTCGGGCACCAGACGAATCGAATGGGTCGTTGGGTGGAGGGCTTTTTCGGGTACCTTCAGCGGAATGCGGTCGCCGCCGATCGGCACTTTCAGATCCCCCCTGCGCAGGTGGTCGAACTCGGCATTCAGCTCGACCTCTAA
- a CDS encoding class I SAM-dependent methyltransferase, with translation MVTLETSANPVRSNEVYAEIFRRYDAKNSSPSGIAERASVLSALGDLTGKSVLDIGCGTGFYPRVFRRVGANEVVGIDLSEEMIGVGRQLEELEQAGISYHVLDAANLPDLGQFDVVTNMWLVNHMTDPVALAAFIEGFARLTAPGGTALLLTTNRDGDWKLFSDDYRRYGFTMTFNEAETAGNRPYLLELDSGGKAFSFQSTSWSPQVLEEEFTRVGFRTIERMHATLPTGNFPWVDGDHTANDADFFQDLLRSPAFTIFRLTK, from the coding sequence ATGGTGACACTCGAAACCAGTGCAAATCCCGTCCGGTCGAACGAGGTGTATGCCGAGATCTTTCGGCGCTACGACGCGAAGAACAGTAGTCCGAGTGGTATCGCCGAACGCGCCTCCGTGTTGAGTGCATTGGGGGATCTCACCGGAAAATCCGTTCTCGATATCGGTTGCGGAACGGGCTTTTATCCTCGGGTATTTCGCCGCGTTGGCGCGAACGAAGTCGTCGGGATCGATCTCAGCGAAGAAATGATTGGCGTCGGCCGCCAGTTGGAGGAGCTCGAGCAGGCGGGGATTTCCTACCATGTGCTCGATGCTGCGAACCTGCCCGACTTGGGGCAGTTCGATGTCGTCACCAACATGTGGCTCGTCAATCACATGACCGATCCCGTTGCCCTTGCCGCGTTCATCGAGGGCTTTGCGCGGCTGACGGCACCAGGCGGGACCGCGTTGCTATTGACCACGAACCGTGACGGTGACTGGAAGCTTTTCAGCGACGACTACCGCCGTTACGGATTTACCATGACCTTCAACGAGGCCGAGACGGCGGGGAACAGACCCTACCTGTTGGAACTCGACAGCGGCGGAAAGGCCTTCAGCTTTCAATCGACGTCGTGGTCGCCCCAGGTGCTGGAGGAGGAATTCACCAGGGTGGGGTTCCGCACCATCGAGCGGATGCACGCGACGTTGCCAACGGGCAATTTTCCCTGGGTGGACGGCGATCACACGGCCAACGATGCGGACTTCTTTCAAGACCTGTTGCGCAGTCCAGCGTTTACCATCTTCCGCCTGACCAAGTGA